The Amphiura filiformis chromosome 13, Afil_fr2py, whole genome shotgun sequence genome segment gaaaacaacatgtaGCACACACAAGTTTTTAGGCATGGCAAATTTACGCGCTAATGCGTAACGGGTATACGCGCTTCCATTGACTTGCATTCGGGTGCTCACACATCACCAACTTGTTCCAAAtatgcaaaaatctgaattttcatgaatttcaACAGCGTTCTGGTTTGCCAAATCACTGATAATCCGACAAATCATtgataaagtcccattcagtgatcccagcgaaagtgtaaaaaattttaattgtttataaattgcttaaaagtgaaggataagtcaaattgttatttagtatttttgaaatgaaacacgaagaaagcagcagtattgaagaagttgaagcaccattcaaatacatatagcttataatttatataatttatatactgtcagtataaagtacagattcgtgtaaaatggcTTATTTTGTcaatgtcttaaatacacggctttcggctgaaacacttagcaggctatgttggcacatttatgacaatgacaaagatacccaaatctgaattttgatttttacgatcgtccaaatCACTGAAAGTTATCCTTTAAGAACCGCAAGAAATAACAGAGCTGTGAGTGAAATAAAGAATTCCTTGATTGATAGTGTACAATGGTGTACATAGCCTTTTATAGCCTACGTATAAATGTTTTTATAACTCTATTTTTCTACAATATATATTCTAAAAGTGCTAAATCTATCTTAAGAGTATGACCTTTATTTTAGTAAAAAGATAAAAAAGCTTTAATTGGGTCAACTATATTTCAACAATGCCAATAAAACCTTGAACATAATGGCTGTGCTAAACTTTTCAAAAGCGTGTATATGAAAATATGGCTTATTTCCCATGACCCATTTTccataaaaatgtcatttttattttgatataattGTCAGAAATTTTctaaataataatatacaattgtGAGTAATATTATGGAGCTATGGCGATGACATCATTAGCCTAACCCTTGTGTATTATGTATTAGCTATGAGTCGGCGCATTGACAACTGACTAAACCAGCGTTGCAAGGATTGCCCTAGCCTAACTCCGTCAGGCCTTATCGCGGCGTCCTTCTACTTTACCCAATCATGTTCGTTTTTACCCATAATCCTGTTCGGCCGCAGTGTAGCATCCGTGCGTATAAGTTAGGAGACTGACGGATTTAGTCTAGGAGTCAGCTAAGTACACAATGGCTGGTCGTCAACACCTCTTTAATTTGTTGGTATATTTCAAACATTATCAATTGAGTTGTAGTATTTGGAAATAAGAATTAAATTATATTGCAAAGACATTAATTTATTGGATTCATTTTGTTAGTTTATGTTTGGTCTCGGTATTCCTCTTTTGGCGTAAATCAAAACAGTAAATGGGCAATTATTtcaagcatcattccgcaaagcttgcataatttatgcaaattacaggaaattagggtggtttggaaacGATTCTtgtaccttaatcattcacttaccaaaaataaTTTCCATCGTGCTATTCATCTACATGTTTAGCTactgcatcaaaaagaaattcaTGTGCAAAATTCgtgttgcggaatgatgcgcttggaattgcccaaataCAAAGAATATTGTTACAGATAGCTACAGATGTGCAACTTGGTAAATCTGCTTCGGTTTTTAATTAATTACATTCAGGATAGACTGCAGATATATCAAGATCTTAGGTAGGATTTGAAGGTTTagttgtgtaaattcaaaaatggGTGTGTAAAttgaagatttgtgtacaaagtacgAGGACGGTCAATAGGTTCctgcaactatggtgtatctccgctcgtGCATGACTTTTTAGACCTATTAGGGAGATTGCGATTTctaaacgtagcatcgaacgtacgtggaatctattcaaaattccTTCagaggagagtgattttgaatagattccatgtacgttcgatacgtacgtttggaaatcgcaatctctctattagtCCTGTATCTACGGAAAGTTAATGATGACCCCAACAAGACTCTACCAACccaactttttagcttccttttatggtcctataacacattaaagatgttaacaaaaaataattcccggcactccggtTATAATCACAGTTAatggtcaacacagtggtcaaatttcaaagttgctcaaatctggttaacaagcacaccaaatcatttcctctcattgcaaggattcaaaaaaaatatagtttgacctacctgcgataTACCATtgttgagttataagcaaaagcaAAATTTACATGTGATTTATGTGGTTAAAAGTTTGCTTGATAACTGTGCTTCTTTAATACTCTCTTGGACTTTTCCGAGAGATCCTGCTTATAAGGGAGACACAAAAAACCTCAGTTTTTTGTTTATGATTTATCTTTTAACTTTATACCACACTAAACGCTTAGAATTAGAAACAACCTTGAAAGaatattcaaataaaatttccatgTACAAATTTTCACAGTACATTTGATATATTCACTATCCCTCCTCCACTTCCTCCATCTTTCCCTCCGCCATTCCCACTGGTCACTAGTTCAAGTCCTTGCTTCTTGTCCTCCTCATCTGGGTCATATATAGCTTGCTGCTTCATCAAATacacaataatgatgatgactaGGATGGTGCAGATGCATGCAATCACACTATGCCGACAATTGCTCCTGAAGACAAGCTACCCGACACTTTCTGAAGAATGTCTGGAACAGCAATGGTTTTTTACAATAATTTGCAAAACTATGTTATAATAATGGTTTAATGATACATTCAATCAACATCACAATGGACTATACCAGACCagctgaaatccatgcacccccttatggaggacatgaccttaatctcccaaacagggagtgcagatttcaaatggagtcacccatttaggtggTGCCGTCATTGCCACCGAGatccattacgggcccggggacAAAATGAACGCAAAGGGTCCTCTGATCAGcgatgacggtgcaggacttcatagtgtgggtgtgtgtgtggggagggggcaacattagtggcgtaaatttctttgtgactgggagggaggttggtgtaaaatccttaaaCACATGTTGAAGTGAAGCTGCCAATGATCAAGTTTGAACATTAAAGGAGACGAATGCGTGCGACTCGCGcacaatttgcaatttgaaagtggcattttgctcccaAATTAAGTTTCTTTGAACAACTTCCACGTGAAGCACAGACAATTGGCCAATTTCAatgccaatttgaagctaaaatgatcaagTATGCATATGAACCGTTAAAGTGAACAAATTGCTCCCAGATTTAACTTATTGACACACTGCGCGCAAAGCAGGGAAAAATTGCCACGTTTGAGCTAAATGATCAAATAATGAAGGGCACAATGCgcgaaaaaaattgcaatttgtgttcccatgattaagctgcactcccctGATTTCTCAAAGTTTTCATTTTATCGAGGATAGTCATTGTTGCAAAAGCAGACAGTAAcataattcaagtgaaatatttattagaaagTGTGGGTCAAAGTCTATCTTGTATTGTAAATGCacgtctcttttctttgttttttatggGCCCGCAACTTTTGTTCCCTTTCTTAAAACTATACGGAGAGCATCGACCCCGGTGGCGCCTACCCTACATAAAGGCTAATACCTTCAACTGGTTCTGATTCATACACTTCAAACTCAGACAACTGCAGTTGCTCTGTTTTACCAACCAATCAGTACTCAAATTACATTCATAGCCGAATATTTGTAAAGGaatgggtcatttccaaaaagtAGGTTGACTTTCGTTTAGGCCTATGTGACAATTATTGGAAATAACTAGAATGGTGATataatagactaacctgtgcatgttacaccatctccactgtaactggcattacatgcacatgtgaaggaaccaacggtattgttgcaaacagcatttgcgtcacagttattggtattcaaagtacattcatcaatatctgtacaaaaatgtatgaaataagtcagATATTATAAAGTAAAATACAGCTTTTGAGGtataatcaaaagaaaagttaatTTTGTGTCCTGTGCTATCCAACATGACACAATTAAATCCAAACAACGCTTAAATAAATTGGCTTTTATTGGCAACATGATGTATCATTTTCATTCATAGTGAAacgaatttgttttgaaaactcaAATTACCTAAACCAATCAGAGTATAATATttctcatttatttatcatttccaaaaggtagtttgactcgcgtataatgtgataattattataaataaattgacCTGAGCAatttactccatctccactgtaaccggcattacatgcacatgtgaaggaaccaacggtattggtgcaagcagcatttgcattACAGTTATCAGTAATCGAAGCACATTCATCATTATCtgtacaaaatttacaaaataagtcAGAAATTATTGGGTTAAAACACAGATTTTGAGGTATTGTTAAAAgaaaaattaacatgtttcataTACTCTGAAATATGACACAACTAATAAAACTTAAGAACCCTTAGGCCTTGAAAATAATTTCCTAAAAGTAGTTTGATTCCTGTATTTTGTATTGTAACCGGCATTGCATGCACATGTAAAGGAACCAACGGGTTCCACAGATTTTGAGGTATTATAACGGTTGATATTGGTagtgaaacaaatttgttttgaaaacttttacTTGCCAAAAACAATCATGGTAGAATATTTCGATAGGAATGCATAATTTCCTAAAAGTAGTTTGACTCGTGTATGTgtcgaggggtcagtgacacaaagacgtaactccattttgatCATTCTGAGAAAAAAGAGTTTAAAGTCCACATTGACTCTTGTAGTTAAGTCTATGTTTCACTGGTCATTGCTTTCAATTTGGTGCTTAATGGATTCACTTCtatgtgtttattggaaagtgctcatgtttctgaaaattttgatatcaaaatctcattttcgcaaaaaaatggagttacgtctttgtgtcactgaccccacGGTGTGACAATTATTAGAATAAGTGGTGATAtggtacaaaatagactaacctatGCATGtttctccatctccactgtaaccggcattacatgtacatgtgaaggaaccaacggtattggtgcaagcagcatttgcattACAGTTATCAGTATTCAATATACaatcatcaatatctgtacaaaaatgtatgaaataagtcagAAACTTTTATATAAAACATAGATTTTGAGGTATTCTATATGAAATGTAATTATGTATTTTTGTGCTCTAAAACACGACACAattaaaactaataaaacactttaTTAAATTGGCTTTGCTTGGCACCATACTGTATCATTTTCGATCACTAAGAACAGCCAATGTCCAGAGATGTTTCTGCCCAGACTTTGTTAAGCCTTGACATGGGATTATCTCAGAGGATGTGGTGCCCAGGAATGTACAGACATCCAAAATTAAAGTAAAGATGCCCCAGAAATATCCAGACCatatccaaaaaaataaaaaacgcggGAAGTCTTTAAATATTGCataaacatattttacatgaTAATATTCAGTGCATGAACTTGTATGATATAGATAAAGCACTCGAGAGATTTCACCGGCTCGCCCATATCGCCCAACCCTAAAAAAAGTATATCAAACGAATTTAATGTACGAATTTAATGTTGTAATAAATCTCACATTGTACGATGTCAACTGTTGACGGCGGCGCCGGTTCGCTATCCCCAAGgaccgctatacctaaggttggCTCTctcttaaggttcgctatccctaacgTGTAAGCCATTGGAATAAAATCCCGCTATCTCTTATACAGAGTAAGGGCTTTtctatacctaaaaaaggtccgctacttctaaagTTCGATATCAGAATAAGGATCGCTAGTTcaaaggttcgatatcactaatttcaaataagattcgctatcactaattttaattaaggttcgctatctctaattctTAATATTTTTTTGTGTATATCAACTTGAAGGAAATGTTCCGACACGCCTTTTCTTAATTTCCTGACTTTTACGTCTCATGCAAAATGACAAAATTGTTGCGGTTGATGTAAGTGGGCCCACTTTTGCATTCGACTTTCGGAATTACATCAAAGGGTTTTCCTGCCATTTAAAAATCCAGCAGCTTCCGGGACTGTCAAGGACTCTGCCCTCTGCACCCTGACGGGCTTCGCCCTGGTCCTGGACCCCCTGTCGTGAACCGCTCGCATGGATAGTGGAGTTTCATTataaattttttattaaaaagtgTTGCATACAAACTACTTGAGAAATCCCGCCATAGTCGGTCACATGATTAAGGTGGCTAGGCAATTGATCCAGAATGCTGCTACGGATAGGGTCTTGTGACATATTAGAGGAACTTAAATCTGGAGGTACTACTCACCTATAAAATTTAATTGGACTGATCTTTTCACTGATCCATCTGGAAATTGGCAAGTAATTAGATCTCCATTCATTGTCACGCTTATCTCAAGAGTCTGCATTGTACTGATGACTCCTGATACACCAGCTAGTGCGCCGGAATATTCGGTATCTGTTAGAGGTGCCCCAGCTACGTCCCAAGTCACATTTTGATACGACCCACAGTCCATAGTATTGAATACACACATGAATTGTATGGTGTGCCCTGCTGTGACATCGACTTGTGGAATATCAATCCTGGTATTTGTTACAGGAGTACCACTGGTATCAACCATTACAAATGCAGTAGAGCTATCTGTCGGCAAAAAATCGAATAGTTTCTTATGACGCTTTGCTCATTATTTTTAAACTCTTACCGCTAAAGGTGGTCATCACCTTAATTACATCGGCTGGTGTTGCACTATTGATTCACCGTGATGATTCAccgtggcagcgaaattacagcgcttcgaattcttcaagatctagctgggaaaggcgctatataaatcttgcttcgtattcagaatgcaattcgatacgtctgaggtgctctcatgtcccacaaaaatactgtcgaaacgccataaacgctcattctagatcccttaagtccaTCAATGCTGACCATTGGGGTGGAGTATCCTACCATAGGTTTCTATACATTAAAACCATGCTTTGTGTTTGCTCTTGTCAAAATTATTCTAAGGGTGTGAACTTTAAATTGGGCCCATTCGGTGATTTGCTTATCCGTAAGATCGTAAAAAATCATCAcaatttagattttggtacccaagtcattgtcatagatgtgctaacatagcacgctagtggttcagccgaaagccatgtatttaagacaaaataaggcatttacatgtgatctgtaatttatatactgtcagtatataaatgagCTATTTGaaaggggcttcaacttcatcaatactgctgttttcttcgtttttagctaaatgtttcatttcaaaaataccaaaatgacaatttgaatgacttatccatcACTTTTAGGCaacttataaacaattttaattttttacacttgcgctgggatcactgaatgggtctttaaaataCACATTTCCTTTAACATGTAGCAGAAAATCCGCTTAGAATTTGTACATCGAATTTTGTacgttaaaaattcaaaattttggcgAGGGTGCGCTCATTTTATGATGTCATAGCGAAACTACGTGGGGTATGTTTACAATACTTATTTTGCAGACCCATAGCTATAAAATGATACATAAATATTGCCTGAGGGTGCAATGATAAAAATATAGCACgatgtcaaattttgactttaccATTTCACGAGTGAAGCCGAATGAAATTGAAAAGTCTAAATTTGACAGAGTGATATACTAAAGATAGGCAGGTAATATCTGTTTTATAATGATAtgaaactacaccaggcacaaaaagaaactcgtcagttatattcttcctttgttcaataacttgataatttttggattattctgaaatataaattttgttaattggactttgctttctcatttgacaccttgttcgtgaaaaacgaacaaaattgactcaagatatgcgcctccaaagcctcaaaccccaaaatcaaaagttgcatttcaacgattttcaatgggaacgcatcgttgtattgcacacaagcaccacgtgccaatcaataaagcacacagtgtaacaggcccaattgaatcgttaaaattgcaacttttcattttggggtttgagagtttgaggcgcatatcttggtcaattcttgctcaatgttcacgaacagggtgtcaaatgagaaagaaaagtccaattaacaaaatgtatatttcagaataatccaaaattatcaagttattgaacagcaaggatgaatataactgacgagtttctttgtgcctggtgtatattcaACAGCTCAAATCAGAGCCATCGTTATATACATATTATACcataaaaatgataaatatagCTGTTTATTGATCAAGGGAGCGGCATGTTTATGTAGATCATTCTTGATGGATAGAAATGACCGGCCACGCATATCAAAAATCTTTCAAAAGCTCCAGTGAGTAGCACGAGGAACTTTTTTTCTCACCTTGAACAGTTACAGATTTGGTCTTTTTCACACATAGAGGCTTCGTCGGCATAACAAGTCAATGTGTGACCATCATATGTGATATCAAACATGAACTCAAGTGTACTTGTGGTGGAGAGAGACGAAGAGTCTATCACGTCCGTTGCCATTGCAGGAGCATCCACGCCGTTCATTTTCCAGGTAATGGGAAGGGTTGAAAAGCATCCTTGGACCTCGCAGATGACTCGAGCGGTTGTGCTATCATCAAAACACAATTGACCTTCAGCAACAGGATTGCCGTAGCTGTCGCTTAGCTTATGTGTGTCCGGCTCTGCAAACCAAATTTGGAGAAGGTGGTATTTTATTTTAGAGAATAAGAGAAGAAGAAATATATTAAAAGCGCACTAATGCACACAAAGCGGCTTCTAGGCGCCACATACACAATAAGAATTGtgtagaataaagctattttaaataagaaaaagttttaaacttttttgaatgtcagaaattttcatgaccagcatgacaaatgcattacaatgagtacaaacaagcctagtattggttcagtggttcttaggatagttcttgatattttgagaaaatatctcaaaacttggacttttatgTTGCCTATGGCTACCATGCATAGTATTAAAGATGCAGATTTACAAAAACCCATCTATTTTTAACGTACACATTGCAAATTTGATAAGttcttatatattttaaaattaaaacccACCTACGATTTGGTCTGTATCTATCCGATACGCAAAAAGTCTTTGGTACTCGATATTACTTAATGTATCTAAGTTAATAACTTCGTTCGACACACGTGATCCCGGTAGGTAAAAATATCTCACGCCATCTCCTTGGTTGAAACCAACCTAGGGAAAAACAATTTTATTTGATATGCTACCTGTATGTTTGGGTTTGACGACCCTTGATAAACCAGAAGAAAGCTTTTttattggggtccatttgaacaccaggacgggttggaacagtcaggggttaacaccttaCTCTTCTCGATCGCAACTAGCTGTCAACTatactaaagccaagaattttccgcgttgcggaaattccgcgaaaatcgcggaattcggaggtaaagcggaaaacgcatttctgagaaaaaaataaaaaaaataatcaaaaatgacctagaaaaaggaaaaaaatacaattgaaaagaaataaataaaatactaaatgaaatgggtcttcaaaattcatcaaaataaagtaaaatccgtcataaatttaccgtacaacgccccattgcagccatgatacccaattacccatcccaactttgcaaatcgcaatgatcgtcacaagattcttgtgaaattttattatgtcagaaatgtgctaaaattacaaagcggagaaaagcggaatttagcatttgtaaagcagaaaattcttggctttaaactatacatgtacaggtgCGACTTCTCTGTACACTGGACTTAGGGCTCACCTCCGAAGGATGGAATTCTCTAGCTCGCGGTTCATTTACGCAGCTCTAAATACACAAGGTgagagcagaagtctgaatttaatctacaataATGATTAAAGGCTTATATGTGACCgtcaccacgaatgagccgtaaatgttctcaattgtattctgagttacagtgtaaaatgggcatgaaggtcgtattcataggtacctcaatttggtgctacgtgtacctcatttaatgagatacacgtagcaccaaattgaaatatctATCAATATGACCTACATGCCccttttacactgtaactcagaatacaattgagaacatttacggctcattcgtggtgtacggtcacatatacgcTACCCAAATTATATACTAAATATATCCGGAGTGATATTATGGGCGTAATCCAGAAGGCAATTACGCAAGGAGGTAATGGCAAATCATAATCTCTTATCAGCAAATTGGTAGTATTACTTCCTAACCCAGTGTTGCAATAGTTGCTTAGTGTACCGCAGCTTGGTGATCAGTGATTGTCATCACCAAGTCAAAGGTAAAAATATTCATTTTCTACAAAGGAACAGTTGATTGAAATATGTGTACCTGCGCTCCGATGCCACCGAGACCAGTACTAGAGTTTGCATCATTTGTTGTTCCGCCGGACCAATTCAAATCTTCGAAGTAAAAAATTCCAGCAGATTGTGTGCCATCTGTGGCAAGAATAGCTTGAAATGAGTTTACCTAGAGTATAATGTAAAGTAAAGCAATAACTAAAACATTTCAACGGGCTACACACGATACTGCTAAAGTTGGTCAACAAGAGTGTCAGTATGTACTATCTTTACATTTATATCATCTGAGAAACTATAACTGTGACTTCCAAGGTAACAGGGTCTACTCTACGCTTGCTTTTGGCAAGCTTTTTACTGGCGGCTTTCTGGTCACTGGGGCTGGATGGTCCCCAATATAGAAACGTCACCAACATATCATTAACATCTGGATGGTCTGGACTTTCTAGGCAACTGTGATGGTGGTGACTCTGACCAAAATCTATgactattatgatgatgatgaatttctTGTTCCTCAACATTACGACTATTacgaatttatactacatcgctgagcgttAGCGATTGGGTTTTAGctaatgaggtagagcgctttttgctGCTTTGGGAGAGCGCGCCTCCTCATTAGTCAAGTACTAATCGCTCATCGCGcaacgatggagtataaattcagctaaaAACTTAGTGTTAAAACATAGGTATTTGAGGAATACCTATGGTTAAAGTAAATGAGCAGACAAAACTTACAATCGACCCTCCTACCGAACTGCCATAATATCCGACATTGACCCATGACACAACATACAACCATTCAGCCTGGAATTGGCACATGACACGTCCGCACTCGTTCAGCACTTTGTCAACGATAGCAAATTCCGCTTCCGTATTTGCATTTCGCGTCGGCATTTCTCGATAGTATGCTGCTCCGGATACACTGAGGTCAATGTCAGCCCAGTAAGGACTAACTAACGCAAAACTCAGAGGAAAGGGTGTTGAAACATAGCCCCCAACACCTTCTGTAAAAGTTATAACTCCATTTAATCCAATCTGtggagaaaatatataatacaaaaaaaccaaaaaaataacaGTAATACTAATACATCAAACATATCCCTGAAAAATACACTAAAGCGAGCACGCTCGTGATTCAACCTGGAACACGAAATACTACCTTCTTTGATAACCTCATCTGTCTTGAATTTTGAGAGGCAATACGAAAGACAAAATAGAGCCACCGTAAAGTCTGTCATCTTGCAGACGTTTTTCCGCTGCGACTGAAGCAGCGACACATTGTTCCCCAGGGTCTTTTACTGCGACTGAAGCAGTGACAAATTGTTTCCCAGGGTCTTTTGCTGCGACTGAAGCAGCGACAAATTGTTCCCCAGGGTCTTTTGCTGCGACTGAAGCAGCGACACATTGTTCCCCAGGGTCTTTTGCTGCGACTGAAGCAGCGACAAATTGTTCCCCAGGGTCTGAAGCATCGACAAATTGTTCCCCATGGTCTTTTGCTGCGACTAAAGCAGCGACACATTGTTCGTTCACCAGGGTCTTTGCTGCGACAGAAGCAACGACACATTGTTCCCCAGTGTCTTTTGCTGCGACTGAAGCAGCGACAAATTGTTCCTCATGGTCTTTTGCTGCGACTGGAGCAGTGGCACATTGTTCCCCAGGGTCTTTTGCTGCGACTGAAGCAGCGACACATTGTTTACCGGAGAATCAAAAACGCGCCGTCTCTCGAAATGGAAAATGCCATCACTTGATTCTATGTATTAGCTGTAAATATGAATTTAATTTTTGcagctgaaaaaataaaatgactgAACTCCCAGCGCCATGTGAGTGCGTAGTGGCCACTAATTGTAAGCACTACGAATGTGTGTTTACGTGTTATTGTTTGTATATAGTACAGATTATGTAAAATTAATAAGCAATAAATTGATGGCACCCTAGGTAAAAGTGGTCGTAATAAATGGCCGTGTTATTTGAAAAAGAGGGACAATTGAAGACCACTTTAATCAAAATCGGACCCCTGTGGTGTTAATTTTTTTACAACTCAAAAGTGGTCAAACTATGCTTTGTTTTTTGAATCGGCACTAGTGTGGTTTTCATAACAACCTGAGCACTTTTGAAATTTGATCCTAGGTaacctttgaccatgttgaccctcAATTGATTGGGTTCCATGTGACCTATTCTGAAATATTAAAGTAACCCAAACCAACATGCCTCTTCTTGTGCTTTTTATCAACTATGTCCCTTAACTTTTTTATCCTGCTACACTGTTAAAGGAAGATAATGTGAATATTTTTATCGAAATTCTTTACAGCGCCTAATACATAAAATGGTTTCTTACATATGTTTGATTATAAGATGTTCCAAAGTAAGGGAATGTACGAGCCAATGTAATCGGGCCAACAAAGCCATCATCTCCTGTTGGAATTTGTGAGTCCGAATCTGTATTGTATAGTAGCAACAAAtctgcaaataaaacacaaatcAAACATCAATGTTATATAATATGAATGTGAGGTCGTTTTGATCCCTTCCAACATAGCATACAATCGATACCATTAGTTATAATAGCAATAATATTAGGTGCAAGCAATGTAGTTTTTAAGACTTTTCAATACACCGTTACTACAAACTTCACCTTCTTTCAAATTTCATCTCCCCTCACTCTCCGTCTCTTCCCCTTATTTccatctctctccctctccctccctctgctccaagcctgggctcatacacctgttccgaattttgatatgccataggctttgtgttgtgatcatttcgatcagtggttcgtaagaaatcgtgatccagttgacctagcaacggtcatattctaacgtgcactacgacagcgaacaTCGATGAACATTTACGGACGTCAATCGGTTATATCCAGGCACGATAATTATTGCATTTTTGCTGCCCGAATTTTCGCGTTAAGTAGTTTTAGACCGTTTTGAAAAATTTTTGCAACATTTTACGcgttttttttacaatatttgctctagccttTTGGGTAACGAGAAAGTAAAACTGATTGCAGTCTCTAACACCGGTAGTACGTTTGTTTATGCACGTGCTCGTCTCATTACACATGTTCGTCTCATTAAACGTAGTTACAGCCCGTAACCAGTAGTAGACGAAATGG includes the following:
- the LOC140168405 gene encoding sushi, nidogen and EGF-like domain-containing protein 1, yielding METPFMRMFSLILLLLIWNSNKGRCQTTEEIPTTSDGDDLLLLYNTDSDSQIPTGDDGFVGPITLARTFPYFGTSYNQTYIGLNGVITFTEGVGGYVSTPFPLSFALVSPYWADIDLSVSGAAYYREMPTRNANTEAEFAIVDKVLNECGRVMCQFQAEWLYVVSWVNVGYYGSSVGGSIVNSFQAILATDGTQSAGIFYFEDLNWSGGTTNDANSSTGLGGIGAQVGFNQGDGVRYFYLPGSRVSNEVINLDTLSNIEYQRLFAYRIDTDQIVEPDTHKLSDSYGNPVAEGQLCFDDSTTARVICEVQGCFSTLPITWKMNGVDAPAMATDVIDSSSLSTTSTLEFMFDITYDGHTLTCYADEASMCEKDQICNCSR